A genomic stretch from Cloacibacterium caeni includes:
- a CDS encoding IS3 family transposase (programmed frameshift): MENREKTVEKRTQQDYTMAFKLGIVSRVEKGEFTYKQAQQHYGIQGRSTVLVWLRKYGNLDWSKPTIHTMLQSKETPAEKIKRLEKELADEKLKTKVLNMMIDISDKQYGTQIRKKFYAQTVRQLQEKGLSLSKICRLFGISRQAIYQQRQRLCVREKELEKVKQFVEEIRLEQPRIGTRKLYYLLKNKFKLEKIKIGRDALFNYLRRENLLIYPKKRYTRTTFSKHWLRKHPNLLKTTCLKRKEQVFVSDITYIKTKTNVCYLSLVTDAYSRKIMGYELSENMNAENVVKALKMAVKNRTTHLPLIHHSDRGLQYCSEVYQKVLVENKIKPSMTDGYDCYQNALAERINGILKQEFLIYKCKNIQDLKQMVKESIYIYNNKRPHLSLKMKTPETIHKKSGKSISSGLVF; the protein is encoded by the exons ATGGAAAATCGAGAGAAGACAGTAGAAAAGCGTACACAACAAGATTACACAATGGCTTTTAAATTAGGTATTGTAAGCCGTGTAGAAAAGGGCGAATTCACTTACAAACAGGCACAACAACATTACGGTATCCAAGGTAGAAGCACCGTTTTGGTTTGGCTCAGAAAATATGGTAATTTAGATTGGAGCAAACCCACCATTCATACCATGTTACAATCCAAAGAAACACCCGCCGAAAAGATTAAAAGATTAGAGAAAGAATTAGCTGATGAGAAACTGAAAACCAAAGTTCTCAATATGATGATTGATATCTCCGACAAGCAATACGGCACACAGATCCGAAAAAAGT TTTACGCCCAAACAGTCAGACAACTCCAAGAAAAAGGATTGAGTTTATCCAAAATCTGCAGATTGTTTGGGATAAGCAGACAAGCCATTTACCAGCAGCGCCAAAGATTATGTGTTCGGGAAAAAGAATTGGAGAAAGTTAAACAATTCGTTGAGGAGATTCGTTTAGAACAGCCCAGAATAGGAACAAGAAAACTTTATTATTTGCTTAAAAATAAGTTCAAGCTTGAAAAGATAAAAATAGGCAGAGATGCGCTGTTCAATTATTTACGAAGAGAAAACCTGCTTATTTATCCTAAGAAAAGATATACAAGAACAACTTTCTCCAAACACTGGCTCAGAAAACACCCCAACCTTTTGAAAACGACTTGCCTAAAAAGAAAAGAACAGGTATTTGTAAGCGATATCACTTATATAAAAACCAAAACGAATGTCTGTTATTTATCTTTGGTTACGGATGCTTACAGCAGAAAAATAATGGGTTACGAATTAAGTGAAAATATGAATGCTGAAAATGTAGTCAAAGCTCTGAAAATGGCCGTTAAAAACAGAACAACACATCTTCCGCTTATTCATCACTCAGACAGGGGATTGCAATATTGCTCAGAAGTGTATCAGAAAGTACTTGTTGAAAACAAAATAAAACCCTCAATGACAGATGGCTATGATTGTTATCAAAATGCTTTGGCAGAAAGAATAAACGGAATATTGAAGCAGGAATTTTTAATTTATAAATGCAAAAACATTCAGGATTTAAAACAAATGGTTAAAGAAAGTATTTATATTTACAACAACAAAAGACCACATCTTAGTCTGAAGATGAAAACCCCGGAAACAATCCACAAAAAATCCGGAAAATCAATATCTTCCGGATTGGTATTTTAA
- a CDS encoding AMP-binding protein: MQIDFKNFDIKNILPRTEFEKKVLQFLQEWFLDSKTVSVQTSGSTGIPKVFEIEKKRMLSSAKMTCDFLGLKEGDTALLCLPVQYISGKMMLVRAIERKLKIIISEPSSAPEISQNIDFCAMTPLQVQNSLNKIHFIKNFIIGGAAVSEKLKNEISTTLQFSNSPTRIYETYGMSETLSHIALKQISPIQEEYFTIFNDVEISVDERNCLKIFAPKLNPEVLQTNDIVELLNEKQFKFLGRFDNVINSGGVKIFAEELENLVKKHIDRDLVFLGKPDETLGEKLVLVIEDELFSESCQSERSRRLKSQISNLKFENKFHIPKEILFLEKFPRAENGKILRKEILKLI; encoded by the coding sequence ATGCAAATCGACTTCAAAAATTTTGATATAAAAAACATTCTTCCAAGAACAGAATTTGAAAAAAAAGTTCTTCAGTTTTTGCAAGAATGGTTTTTAGATTCTAAAACCGTTTCGGTTCAAACTTCGGGTTCTACAGGAATTCCGAAAGTCTTTGAAATCGAAAAAAAAAGAATGCTCAGCTCTGCGAAAATGACATGCGATTTTTTAGGATTGAAAGAAGGAGATACAGCTTTGCTTTGTTTGCCAGTTCAGTATATTTCGGGTAAAATGATGTTGGTGAGAGCTATCGAAAGAAAATTGAAAATTATTATTTCTGAACCAAGTTCCGCTCCTGAAATTTCACAAAATATAGACTTCTGTGCGATGACACCGTTGCAAGTTCAAAATTCGTTAAATAAAATTCATTTCATCAAAAATTTCATCATTGGAGGAGCAGCCGTTTCAGAAAAGTTGAAAAATGAAATCTCTACTACTCTCCAATTCTCCAATTCTCCCACTAGAATTTACGAGACTTACGGAATGAGCGAAACGCTTTCTCACATTGCTTTGAAGCAGATTTCACCAATTCAGGAAGAATATTTTACGATTTTTAATGATGTTGAAATTTCTGTAGATGAAAGAAACTGTTTGAAAATTTTCGCACCAAAACTTAATCCAGAAGTTTTGCAAACCAATGATATTGTAGAATTGCTGAATGAAAAGCAATTCAAATTCTTAGGGAGATTTGATAATGTGATTAATTCAGGTGGCGTGAAAATCTTTGCTGAAGAATTAGAGAATTTAGTTAAAAAACATATTGATAGAGATTTAGTTTTCCTTGGAAAACCAGATGAAACTTTAGGCGAAAAATTGGTGTTAGTAATTGAAGATGAATTGTTTAGTGAAAGTTGTCAGTCTGAGCGTAGTCGAAGACTCAAATCTCAAATCTCAAATCTCAAATTTGAGAATAAGTTTCATATTCCGAAAGAAATCTTATTTTTAGAGAAATTTCCGAGAGCTGAAAATGGAAAGATTTTAAGGAAAGAAATTTTAAAATTGATTTAG
- the arfB gene encoding alternative ribosome rescue aminoacyl-tRNA hydrolase ArfB, which produces MKSFQHELSYKTSRSSGSGGQNVNKVETSVTVLWKLEDSAVFTESEKERILLKLKNKINAEGILQTTVSESRTQLQNKKIAIEKIQELVNKSLIVPKKRIATKPSRVKVEKRLESKKKLSEKKENRKFRF; this is translated from the coding sequence ATGAAATCTTTCCAGCACGAACTTTCTTACAAAACTTCCCGAAGTAGCGGAAGTGGCGGACAAAATGTAAACAAAGTAGAAACTTCCGTAACAGTACTATGGAAGTTAGAAGATTCTGCAGTTTTTACAGAAAGTGAAAAAGAAAGAATTTTGTTGAAGCTTAAAAACAAAATTAATGCAGAAGGAATTCTTCAAACTACAGTTTCGGAAAGCAGAACACAACTGCAAAATAAAAAAATTGCGATTGAAAAGATTCAGGAATTGGTGAATAAATCGCTCATCGTTCCTAAGAAAAGAATTGCAACCAAACCAAGTCGAGTAAAAGTAGAAAAGCGCCTAGAAAGCAAAAAGAAACTCTCTGAGAAGAAAGAAAATAGAAAATTTAGGTTTTAA
- a CDS encoding deoxyhypusine synthase family protein, protein MSNKPITEFIEKYYLHFNSAALVDAAKGYVAHLKDGGKMMITLAGAMSTAEMGKILADMIREDKVDIISCTGANLEEDLMNLVAHSHYERVPHYRDLTPQEEWDLLERGLNRVTDTCIPEEEAFRRLQKHIYEIWKDADSKGERYFPHEYMYKMILSGVLEQYYEIPRENSWMIAAAEKNLPIVVPGWEDSTMGNIFASYCIKGDLKASTMKSGIEYMMFLADWYPKNSGGKGVGFFQIGGGIAGDFPICVVPMLYQDMEMHDIPFWSYFCQISDSTTSYGSYSGAVPNEKITWGKLDITTPKFIVESDATICAPLIFKYILENS, encoded by the coding sequence ATGAGCAATAAACCGATTACCGAATTTATAGAAAAATATTATTTGCATTTTAATTCTGCTGCTTTGGTAGATGCTGCAAAAGGTTATGTAGCACACCTTAAAGATGGCGGGAAAATGATGATTACTTTGGCTGGAGCAATGTCAACCGCAGAAATGGGAAAGATTTTGGCAGATATGATTCGTGAAGACAAAGTGGATATTATTTCTTGTACAGGAGCGAATTTAGAAGAAGATTTAATGAATTTGGTAGCGCATTCTCACTACGAAAGAGTGCCTCATTACAGAGATCTTACGCCTCAAGAAGAGTGGGATTTGCTAGAAAGAGGTTTAAATAGAGTTACCGATACTTGTATCCCAGAAGAAGAAGCTTTCCGTAGATTGCAAAAGCATATTTATGAAATATGGAAAGATGCAGATTCTAAAGGAGAAAGATATTTTCCACACGAATATATGTACAAAATGATTCTTTCTGGAGTTCTAGAGCAATACTATGAAATCCCAAGAGAAAATTCTTGGATGATTGCTGCTGCTGAGAAAAATTTACCAATTGTAGTACCTGGTTGGGAAGATTCTACGATGGGAAATATTTTCGCAAGTTATTGTATTAAAGGAGATTTGAAGGCTTCTACTATGAAATCTGGAATTGAATATATGATGTTCTTAGCAGATTGGTATCCAAAAAACAGCGGTGGAAAAGGAGTTGGTTTCTTCCAAATTGGAGGAGGAATTGCAGGTGATTTCCCGATTTGCGTTGTACCAATGTTATATCAGGATATGGAAATGCACGACATTCCGTTCTGGAGCTATTTCTGTCAGATTTCAGATTCTACCACTTCTTATGGTTCATATTCTGGAGCTGTTCCGAACGAAAAAATTACTTGGGGAAAATTAGATATCACCACACCGAAATTCATCGTTGAAAGTGATGCTACAATTTGTGCACCATTAATTTTCAAATATATTTTAGAAAATTCATAA
- a CDS encoding MGMT family protein, protein MNETFKQQVFEIIKMIPIGRVTTYGAIAKAVGFPNHSRHVGNALRNYDEDFPAHRVCSACGIIFAETCIPKFTEKLAKEGVEVKGNKIQNFKNIFWNPLEEINL, encoded by the coding sequence ATGAACGAAACCTTCAAACAACAAGTCTTTGAAATCATCAAAATGATTCCGATCGGTAGAGTTACAACTTATGGAGCAATTGCTAAAGCAGTTGGTTTTCCTAATCATTCTCGCCATGTAGGAAATGCTTTGAGGAATTATGATGAAGATTTTCCAGCGCATAGAGTTTGTAGCGCTTGTGGAATTATTTTTGCGGAAACTTGTATTCCAAAATTTACAGAAAAGTTAGCCAAAGAAGGAGTAGAAGTGAAAGGAAATAAAATTCAGAATTTTAAAAATATTTTTTGGAATCCTTTAGAAGAAATTAATTTGTAA
- the recA gene encoding recombinase RecA, with amino-acid sequence MSSIDDKKKALALVLEKMDKTYGKGTVMKMGDSAVEEVEVIPSGSLGLDIALGVGGYPKGRVIEIYGPESSGKTTLTMHAIAESQKAGGIAAFIDAEHAFDAVYAKKLGIDVENLIISQPDNGEQALEIADNLIRSGAIDIVVIDSVAALTPKAEIEGEMGDSKMGLHARLMSQALRKLTATISRTKCTVIFINQLREKIGVVFGNPETTTGGNALKFYASVRIDIRRSGSPIKVGEDAVGNRVKVKIVKNKVAPPFKNTEFDIMYGEGISKVGEILDLGVEFDIVKKSGSWFSYGDTKLGQGRDAVKELLKDNPELLEELAEKIKVAIKEK; translated from the coding sequence ATGAGCAGTATAGACGATAAGAAAAAAGCACTCGCATTAGTCCTCGAAAAAATGGATAAAACCTATGGAAAAGGTACCGTTATGAAAATGGGAGACAGTGCAGTAGAAGAAGTAGAAGTAATTCCGAGTGGTTCGCTTGGTTTAGATATTGCTTTGGGAGTTGGCGGTTATCCAAAAGGTAGAGTCATCGAAATTTATGGCCCTGAATCTTCTGGTAAAACCACACTTACCATGCACGCAATTGCAGAATCTCAAAAAGCGGGAGGAATTGCAGCTTTCATAGATGCAGAACACGCTTTTGATGCAGTTTACGCTAAAAAATTGGGAATTGATGTAGAAAATTTAATCATTTCTCAACCTGACAATGGTGAACAAGCATTAGAAATTGCAGATAATTTAATTCGTTCTGGAGCGATTGATATTGTGGTAATTGACTCTGTTGCAGCATTGACTCCAAAAGCAGAAATTGAAGGAGAAATGGGCGATTCTAAAATGGGATTGCATGCAAGATTAATGTCTCAAGCTTTGAGAAAATTAACAGCAACGATTTCCAGAACAAAATGTACGGTGATTTTCATCAACCAATTAAGAGAAAAAATTGGCGTAGTATTCGGAAACCCTGAAACTACAACTGGTGGAAATGCACTAAAATTCTATGCTTCGGTAAGAATTGATATCAGAAGAAGTGGTTCACCAATAAAAGTAGGCGAAGATGCAGTAGGAAACCGCGTGAAAGTAAAAATTGTGAAAAACAAAGTTGCTCCACCATTTAAAAATACAGAATTTGATATTATGTATGGAGAAGGAATTTCTAAAGTTGGCGAAATTCTAGATTTGGGTGTAGAATTTGACATTGTTAAAAAATCTGGTTCTTGGTTTAGCTATGGTGACACGAAACTGGGACAAGGTAGAGATGCCGTGAAAGAATTACTAAAAGATAATCCTGAACTTTTAGAAGAATTAGCTGAGAAAATAAAAGTGGCTATTAAAGAAAAATAA
- a CDS encoding phosphoglycerate mutase family protein: MKIIKRASFLLLLSLFSFNLTFAQQKVDTVFVGKATSRKIKQSIDKKALVYIIVRHGEKENNGKNPHLSEAGKERAKHLAQLFKKVKIQNAFSTDFFRTRETLEPLILEKKLDLKIYNPKEIPEFVKKDLTKNTGVNIISGHSNTNPVLLNELIQQTLFKDIPDEKFNDIYIVNFFENDKKLKVYHLLY; this comes from the coding sequence ATGAAAATAATTAAAAGAGCTTCATTTCTCCTTTTACTTTCCCTTTTCAGCTTTAATTTGACCTTTGCACAGCAAAAAGTAGATACTGTTTTTGTAGGTAAGGCTACTTCTAGAAAAATAAAGCAAAGCATTGATAAAAAAGCTTTGGTTTATATTATTGTAAGACATGGAGAGAAAGAAAATAATGGCAAAAATCCTCATCTTTCTGAAGCAGGAAAAGAAAGGGCAAAACATTTAGCTCAACTATTCAAAAAAGTAAAAATTCAGAATGCTTTTAGTACCGATTTTTTCAGAACTCGAGAAACATTAGAACCTTTGATTTTAGAGAAAAAATTAGATTTGAAGATTTACAATCCAAAAGAAATTCCTGAATTTGTGAAAAAGGATTTGACTAAAAATACTGGAGTCAATATTATTTCTGGACATTCTAACACCAACCCAGTTTTGCTCAATGAATTAATTCAGCAAACTTTGTTCAAAGATATTCCAGACGAAAAATTTAATGACATTTACATTGTCAATTTTTTTGAAAATGATAAAAAATTGAAAGTTTATCATTTATTATACTAA
- a CDS encoding DUF4252 domain-containing protein: protein MKSFLKLIAIFTILVSLQSCIVSEKSLYNEETKGNATVTKINVPMFIIKPYIKKALREDGESEEVIRLIKKIRKVKVYTVQNASDKMVAQFSRQSFGSNLQELMSVNSKDSKIKIMSAITDSDTMIKDLLITVRDDKELVYVKVLGKLSLDDISRIAELSKKNKDTVANN from the coding sequence ATGAAATCATTTCTAAAACTTATAGCAATTTTTACCATTTTGGTCTCTCTGCAATCTTGCATTGTAAGTGAAAAGTCTCTCTACAACGAAGAAACAAAAGGAAACGCAACCGTTACCAAAATAAATGTTCCGATGTTTATCATAAAACCTTACATCAAAAAAGCATTAAGAGAAGACGGTGAATCAGAAGAGGTAATTCGCCTTATCAAAAAAATCAGAAAAGTAAAAGTTTACACCGTACAAAATGCTTCTGATAAAATGGTTGCTCAGTTTTCTAGACAATCTTTTGGTAGCAATTTACAAGAACTGATGAGCGTAAACAGTAAGGATTCTAAAATTAAAATTATGTCTGCAATTACAGATTCAGACACTATGATTAAGGATTTACTGATTACCGTCAGAGATGACAAAGAGCTGGTCTATGTAAAAGTTTTAGGAAAACTTTCTTTGGATGACATCTCAAGAATCGCAGAATTATCTAAAAAGAATAAAGATACCGTAGCAAATAATTAA
- a CDS encoding DUF4252 domain-containing protein: protein MKNIITFLFLLFLPVFALAQTEKLDAIFEKYQEAEGVTSIKIAKPMFRLLNNINIDDSDMDKIKPLISKMNGLKILIMEKPEKAENPTAAQLAAINEASKVKNEILAAVKNLKYDELMTLNSKDNKIKFLAADTSSNLLNNMLLTISSDDENILMMLDGQISMDDVSNLINDVQKEDKAPKTPEKQKK, encoded by the coding sequence ATGAAAAATATTATCACATTCCTATTCCTCCTGTTTTTGCCAGTGTTTGCTTTGGCTCAAACTGAAAAATTAGATGCTATTTTTGAAAAATATCAAGAAGCAGAAGGCGTAACTTCTATTAAGATTGCTAAACCTATGTTTAGATTGCTCAATAACATTAATATTGATGACTCAGATATGGACAAAATTAAACCGCTCATCAGTAAAATGAATGGTTTAAAAATCCTCATCATGGAAAAACCTGAAAAAGCCGAAAATCCTACTGCTGCTCAATTAGCTGCCATCAATGAAGCTAGTAAAGTAAAAAATGAAATTCTAGCTGCTGTAAAAAATCTGAAATATGATGAACTCATGACACTAAACAGTAAAGACAATAAAATCAAGTTTTTAGCAGCAGATACAAGTTCTAATTTACTGAATAACATGCTATTAACCATTTCTTCTGATGATGAAAACATCTTGATGATGTTAGACGGACAAATCTCTATGGACGACGTTTCTAACTTGATTAATGACGTTCAAAAAGAAGACAAAGCACCTAAAACACCAGAAAAACAAAAAAAATAA